In Dehalogenimonas etheniformans, one genomic interval encodes:
- a CDS encoding F0F1 ATP synthase subunit epsilon, giving the protein MATIRLEVVTPERSVFSDDVDIVVAPGIEGELGILPKHAPLMTALKTGELRARKGSEEYSLCVAGGFLEVRPDRVIVLADTCERAEDIDLARAEEARKRAEQRMAEKYEPGFDAAESEAALHRAMARLAIAEKAKHRKGSLRPPPAS; this is encoded by the coding sequence TTGGCAACGATAAGACTGGAAGTGGTAACCCCGGAACGGAGCGTCTTTTCCGACGATGTTGACATTGTGGTTGCTCCGGGAATTGAAGGCGAACTCGGTATCCTGCCGAAGCACGCGCCCCTGATGACAGCCCTAAAAACCGGAGAACTCCGCGCTCGTAAGGGATCAGAAGAATACTCCTTGTGTGTTGCCGGCGGCTTTTTGGAGGTCAGGCCAGATCGAGTGATCGTCTTGGCTGATACCTGCGAACGGGCTGAGGATATTGACCTTGCCCGTGCGGAGGAAGCCCGGAAACGCGCTGAGCAGCGTATGGCTGAGAAATATGAACCAGGATTCGATGCCGCTGAAAGTGAAGCGGCCTTGCACCGAGCAATGGCCCGCCTTGCCATTGCGGAGAAAGCCAAGCACAGGAAGGGTTCTCTTCGACCACCCCCGGCTTCATAA
- the rpsP gene encoding 30S ribosomal protein S16: MLKIKLRRMGAPKRPSYRMVVADSKTSRGGAFLEIVGQYDPMTNPETIKVEADKAKSWIAKGAQPTETVSRLLKKAGVL; this comes from the coding sequence ATGCTGAAAATTAAACTGCGCAGAATGGGTGCCCCAAAAAGACCGAGTTACAGAATGGTTGTCGCCGATTCAAAAACGTCCCGCGGCGGCGCCTTTCTTGAGATTGTTGGGCAATATGACCCGATGACTAATCCCGAAACAATTAAAGTTGAAGCCGATAAGGCAAAAAGTTGGATTGCAAAGGGAGCCCAGCCAACCGAAACAGTAAGCCGATTGCTAAAAAAAGCTGGAGTGCTTTAG
- a CDS encoding KH domain-containing protein: MKELVEYIAKSLADKPEAVVVTEEPDEEGLKLTLKVDDADKGRIIGKQGRIAQAMRTLIRVKAAKAGTKARLEIL; the protein is encoded by the coding sequence ATGAAAGAGCTAGTGGAATACATCGCCAAATCCCTGGCAGACAAACCAGAAGCGGTGGTGGTCACCGAAGAACCGGATGAGGAAGGGCTTAAATTGACTCTCAAAGTCGATGACGCCGACAAAGGCCGAATTATTGGCAAACAAGGGCGTATCGCGCAAGCGATGCGCACGCTCATCAGGGTGAAAGCTGCTAAAGCCGGCACAAAAGCCCGCCTAGAAATTTTATAA